In Colwellia sp. M166, a genomic segment contains:
- the phoR gene encoding phosphate regulon sensor histidine kinase PhoR — MYFRISARKLLTRITSVIIVSGFIGYLFGHTFLVVSAVSIGLLAWHYNHLFKLINWLWQGKSISPPQAKGIWGRIYDGLYRRIRKQRLKQKQLNERIRKFRDGAEALPDAALVLSTELTILWGNKKASQLLGVRWPSDVGQRIDNLIRFPEFAKYVNSGNYDSPCLIISPINNELQLELRMMAYGSDQILLLARDISKIQRLEEMRRDFVANVSHELKTPLTVVRGYVEMVQSSGASLEPHWQKAFTTIETQVSRMDRLVEQLLVLSRIENNVEDDNHQQVDLSRLILTIVEDVQWLNQDKNHTINDHISPEIKINGNEHELKSACMNLISNAIAYTPAGGVIDVILCNDGNKIRFSVKDNGPGIKPEHVNRLTERFFRVDMSRSRNTGGSGLGLAIVKHVLNHHNAELAIESEWHKGSEFIIYFTATINE; from the coding sequence ATGTATTTTCGTATCTCAGCGAGAAAACTCCTTACCCGTATCACTAGCGTTATTATTGTCAGTGGCTTTATCGGTTATCTTTTTGGTCACACCTTTCTTGTTGTTAGTGCTGTGTCTATTGGCTTACTTGCTTGGCACTACAATCATTTATTTAAATTAATTAATTGGTTATGGCAAGGCAAGTCAATATCGCCACCGCAAGCTAAAGGGATTTGGGGACGAATATATGATGGCCTATATCGACGTATTCGTAAGCAACGTTTAAAGCAAAAGCAACTAAACGAGCGAATTCGAAAATTTCGTGATGGCGCCGAAGCTTTGCCAGACGCAGCATTAGTGCTTTCAACAGAATTGACTATTTTATGGGGTAATAAAAAAGCCTCACAACTTTTAGGTGTACGTTGGCCTAGTGATGTTGGTCAACGTATTGATAATTTGATCCGTTTTCCCGAATTTGCTAAATATGTCAATAGTGGCAATTATGACAGCCCATGTTTAATTATTTCGCCAATAAATAATGAGTTACAGCTTGAATTGCGGATGATGGCATATGGTAGCGACCAAATTTTATTACTTGCTCGTGATATTAGTAAAATACAACGATTAGAGGAAATGCGTCGTGATTTTGTTGCTAATGTTTCGCATGAGTTAAAAACCCCTTTAACTGTCGTGCGGGGTTATGTTGAGATGGTGCAAAGCAGTGGTGCAAGTTTAGAGCCGCACTGGCAAAAAGCGTTCACCACCATAGAAACACAAGTATCACGCATGGACAGACTAGTTGAACAGTTACTGGTGTTATCCAGAATTGAGAATAATGTTGAAGACGACAATCACCAACAAGTTGATTTATCACGCTTAATATTAACAATAGTGGAAGATGTGCAATGGTTGAATCAAGATAAAAATCACACGATTAACGACCATATTTCACCTGAAATAAAAATTAACGGTAATGAGCATGAGTTAAAAAGTGCCTGCATGAACTTAATTTCAAATGCTATTGCTTATACCCCCGCAGGTGGGGTTATTGATGTGATTTTATGTAATGACGGTAATAAAATACGTTTTAGTGTCAAGGATAATGGCCCTGGCATTAAACCTGAGCATGTTAATCGTTTAACTGAGCGCTTCTTCCGTGTTGATATGTCTCGATCACGTAATACTGGTGGCTCAGGGCTAGGCTTAGCGATTGTTAAGCATGTTTTGAACCATCATAATGCTGAACTTGCTATTGAAAGTGAATGGCATAAAGGTAGTGAATTTATTATTTATTTTACTGCCACAATAAATGAATAG
- the phoB gene encoding phosphate regulon transcriptional regulator PhoB — protein sequence MNRQILVVEDEAPIREMITFVLEQNGFNAIEAETIEQAQAKIKEPYPDLILLDWMLPGGTGVKLAKSLKQNEYTRTIPIIMLTARADEDDKVKGFDAGIDDYVTKPFSPKELIARIKAVIRRVAPTALEESIEFHGIKLDPVAHRVSINDKSLDLGPTEFRLLHFFLTHTERVYSREQLLDNVWGTNVYVEDRTVDVHIRRLRKAIAGEGHEDFIQTVRGSGYRFSGKTKDRV from the coding sequence ATGAATAGACAAATTTTAGTTGTCGAAGATGAAGCGCCAATAAGAGAAATGATCACCTTTGTTTTAGAACAGAATGGTTTTAACGCCATAGAAGCTGAAACCATAGAGCAAGCGCAAGCAAAAATTAAAGAACCGTATCCTGATTTAATTTTACTTGATTGGATGTTGCCCGGTGGTACTGGTGTAAAGTTAGCAAAATCGTTAAAACAGAATGAATATACCCGTACGATTCCTATTATTATGCTCACGGCTCGAGCTGACGAAGACGATAAAGTGAAAGGCTTTGATGCCGGTATTGATGATTATGTTACTAAACCGTTTTCACCCAAAGAACTCATTGCCCGTATCAAAGCGGTTATTCGACGTGTTGCGCCAACAGCATTGGAAGAGTCAATTGAGTTTCATGGCATTAAGCTCGATCCTGTTGCGCATCGTGTCTCCATTAATGATAAAAGTTTAGATCTTGGCCCTACAGAGTTTCGTTTACTGCATTTTTTCCTTACCCATACCGAGCGTGTTTATAGCCGAGAGCAGCTGCTTGATAATGTTTGGGGAACCAATGTTTATGTTGAAGATAGAACTGTTGATGTTCATATTCGACGTTTACGTAAAGCAATTGCTGGCGAAGGGCATGAAGACTTTATTCAGACGGTAAGAGGCTCTGGTTATCGTTTTTCAGGAAAAACTAAAGATCGTGTGTAA
- the cysS gene encoding cysteine--tRNA ligase, which yields MLQIYNTLSRKKEVFKPITSNKVGLYVCGITIYDRCHIGHARTYVAFDIIARYFKYLGYDLTHVRNITDVDDKIIQRANENGESCEALTLRMTEQMYQDFDDLNIMRPDIAPTVTGHMDEIIALVVRLIEREHAYVASNGDVMFDVSSYKDYGKLSLQNLDMLQSGSRVDIDEAKRNPLDFVLWKMAKPDEPSWDSPWGKGRPGWHIECSAMNSKHLGEHFDIHGGGSDLQFPHHENEIAQSCCAFDTPYVNYWMHGGMVQINKEKMSKSLNNFFTLRSVLDKYDAESVRFFLTSSHYRSQLNYSQDNLTQARASLERLYTALRDVTPIKVELTGNEYVQRFEKAMDDDFNCPEAMPVLFELAKEINRLKASDIEAAGKLAFILVSLGEVLGIAQNSPEDFLQGSNDDSDDVAEIEALIKQRNDARANKDWTMADDARDKLAALNIILEDSAGGTTWRKG from the coding sequence ATGTTGCAGATTTATAATACCTTAAGCAGGAAAAAAGAAGTTTTTAAACCAATCACTTCCAACAAGGTAGGCTTATATGTTTGTGGTATTACTATTTATGACCGTTGCCATATTGGTCATGCGAGAACCTATGTTGCCTTTGATATTATTGCCCGTTACTTTAAGTACTTAGGTTACGACCTAACACATGTGCGTAATATTACTGACGTTGATGATAAAATTATCCAGCGCGCTAATGAAAATGGTGAAAGCTGTGAAGCTTTAACTTTACGCATGACCGAACAGATGTATCAAGATTTTGATGATCTCAATATTATGCGTCCTGATATTGCCCCTACCGTAACCGGACATATGGATGAAATTATAGCCTTAGTTGTGCGTCTTATTGAACGCGAACATGCTTATGTTGCGAGCAATGGCGATGTGATGTTTGATGTCAGTAGTTATAAAGATTACGGTAAGTTGAGTTTACAAAATTTAGATATGTTGCAATCTGGCTCTCGTGTTGATATCGATGAAGCTAAACGTAATCCATTAGATTTTGTACTGTGGAAAATGGCTAAGCCAGACGAGCCTAGTTGGGATTCGCCATGGGGCAAAGGCCGACCAGGTTGGCATATTGAATGTTCCGCGATGAATAGCAAACACTTAGGCGAGCACTTTGATATTCATGGTGGTGGCTCTGATTTACAATTTCCACATCACGAAAACGAGATTGCGCAATCATGTTGTGCCTTTGATACACCTTACGTAAATTATTGGATGCACGGCGGTATGGTGCAAATAAACAAAGAAAAGATGTCAAAATCTTTAAATAACTTTTTTACTTTGCGTAGTGTACTCGATAAATATGATGCTGAAAGCGTGCGTTTCTTTTTAACCTCAAGTCATTATCGTAGCCAATTAAATTACTCACAAGATAATTTAACCCAAGCGCGAGCAAGCTTAGAGCGACTTTATACTGCCTTGCGTGATGTAACACCTATTAAGGTTGAGTTAACAGGTAATGAATACGTTCAGCGCTTTGAAAAAGCTATGGACGATGACTTTAACTGTCCTGAAGCCATGCCGGTTTTGTTTGAACTAGCAAAAGAAATCAATCGCCTCAAAGCAAGCGATATTGAAGCGGCTGGAAAGCTAGCTTTTATTCTCGTTTCGCTAGGAGAAGTGTTAGGGATTGCTCAAAATTCCCCTGAAGACTTTTTACAAGGTAGTAATGACGATAGTGATGATGTTGCTGAAATAGAAGCTTTGATTAAACAGCGCAATGACGCACGTGCTAACAAAGACTGGACTATGGCTGATGATGCTCGTGACAAATTAGCGGCTTTGAACATTATTTTAGAAGATAGTGCTGGCGGTACAACGTGGCGTAAAGGTTAG
- a CDS encoding peptidylprolyl isomerase — protein MITFKTTLGDIKIELDFDNAPVTAKNFQQYAEDGFYNGTIFHRVIKGFMAQGGGFASGMDEKDSRESIQNEANNGLSNARGTLAMARTQDPHSASAQFFINLADNDFLNFKSEDVQGWGYCVFAKVVEGMDIVDKMTLVDTGRMGFHDDVPKEEILIEETIVA, from the coding sequence ATGATCACATTTAAAACAACCTTAGGCGATATTAAAATTGAATTAGATTTTGATAACGCCCCTGTTACGGCAAAAAACTTTCAACAATATGCTGAAGATGGCTTTTATAACGGCACGATTTTTCACCGTGTTATTAAAGGTTTTATGGCGCAAGGTGGTGGTTTCGCCTCAGGTATGGACGAAAAAGATAGTCGTGAATCAATTCAAAATGAAGCAAATAATGGTTTAAGCAATGCGCGTGGCACTTTAGCTATGGCACGTACTCAAGACCCACATTCAGCATCAGCACAATTTTTCATTAACTTAGCTGATAACGACTTCCTTAACTTCAAAAGTGAAGACGTGCAAGGCTGGGGCTACTGCGTATTTGCTAAAGTAGTTGAAGGCATGGACATTGTCGACAAAATGACGCTAGTAGATACCGGTCGTATGGGTTTTCACGATGACGTACCAAAAGAAGAAATTTTAATCGAAGAAACAATCGTCGCGTAA
- a CDS encoding UDP-2,3-diacylglucosamine diphosphatase — translation MSEISHSSNKSALTYFIADLHLAQNRPDITACFLSFLENEAPKAQALYILGDLFEYWVGDDDDSTFIVEISQALKKLSTLSCKIYFIHGNRDFLLGKRFAKQSGMELLPEITLIDLYNKPVVIMHGDTLCTRDVGYQAFRKKSRSWWWQTMIKSLPLFVRRKIANNYRNQSATATAMKSQDIMDVTESEVIHCLEQHQSQILIHGHTHRPAVHEIKANGEEAQRIVLGDWYEQGAWLKVTPDSMELLDSPFE, via the coding sequence ATGAGCGAAATTTCTCATTCAAGTAATAAATCAGCTTTAACATATTTTATTGCTGATTTACATCTTGCCCAAAACAGGCCCGATATTACGGCCTGTTTTTTATCATTTTTAGAAAATGAAGCGCCAAAAGCACAAGCTTTATATATTTTGGGTGATTTATTTGAATATTGGGTCGGTGATGATGATGACAGTACTTTTATTGTCGAAATATCCCAGGCGCTAAAAAAATTATCAACGCTGAGTTGTAAAATTTATTTCATTCATGGCAATCGTGATTTCTTACTCGGCAAACGCTTTGCTAAGCAATCGGGTATGGAACTACTTCCTGAAATCACCTTAATAGATTTATACAACAAGCCAGTGGTAATTATGCACGGTGATACTTTATGTACACGCGATGTTGGTTATCAAGCTTTTCGTAAGAAATCACGTAGTTGGTGGTGGCAAACGATGATAAAAAGCTTACCGCTATTTGTTCGACGTAAAATCGCGAACAACTATCGCAATCAAAGTGCCACAGCTACTGCGATGAAATCACAAGATATTATGGATGTCACTGAAAGTGAAGTTATTCACTGTTTAGAGCAACATCAAAGTCAAATTTTAATCCATGGCCACACTCATCGCCCTGCAGTGCATGAGATAAAAGCAAATGGGGAAGAAGCACAAAGAATTGTATTAGGTGATTGGTATGAGCAAGGTGCTTGGCTAAAAGTCACCCCTGATAGTATGGAGTTGCTAGATAGTCCATTCGAATGA
- a CDS encoding DUF885 family protein codes for MRTMIALVAAVASLSACQPNSSSQTATQEPTVVEATKTVVESKANESKRLNEWFAVKYEEQLQSSPVMLTFLGRKEKYDQMNDMTEAFEQEQLAWQAASVAELTTNFDYNNLTSEAKISYDIWLYQYQQAKAGAKFNNNNYIFTQFNGIQAFAAQFLINFHQVDELSDMQAYVKRIAGVSTAIDQLLVRAKENAAFGTRPPKFAYEGVIEQASNLITGRPFTEDEAAVDSPLWMDVQRKITGLVEAKKITKEQAESLESDAKKQLLATFLPSYQALISWFESDIVNSKSNPTGVATQTNGQAFYNHMINASTTTELSAGEIHAIGVKEVARITNEMIAIKERVGFDGDLPAFFNFIKTDEQFFYPNTDEGRQGYITDTETYLGFINEQLPKYFSLLPKADLVVKRVEAFREQDGAAQHYSSGTPDGSRPGVYYAHLSDMTAMPKNEMEGVAYHEGNPGHHMQISIAQELTSIPQFRTQANFTAYSEGWGLYAEQLAKEMGAYQDDYSDFGRLVNEIWRAVRLVVDTGLHAQGWTEEQAIAYFKEKTPIAEEAIVSEVRRYLVLPGQATSYKIGMLKILELRESAKKALGERFDIRGFHDTVLGGGAMPLAILERRVNDWVSSQMAK; via the coding sequence ATGCGCACTATGATTGCATTGGTTGCAGCGGTAGCTAGTTTATCTGCTTGCCAACCTAACAGTTCATCACAAACAGCTACCCAAGAGCCAACCGTTGTCGAAGCCACTAAAACCGTTGTAGAAAGTAAAGCTAATGAATCGAAACGATTAAATGAATGGTTTGCGGTTAAGTATGAAGAGCAATTACAAAGCAGCCCGGTCATGCTGACATTTCTAGGTCGTAAAGAGAAATACGACCAAATGAATGATATGACAGAAGCTTTTGAACAAGAGCAATTAGCATGGCAAGCAGCCAGCGTTGCTGAGCTAACCACTAATTTCGATTATAACAATTTAACTTCAGAAGCTAAGATTTCATATGATATTTGGCTGTATCAATATCAACAAGCAAAAGCAGGCGCGAAGTTTAATAACAATAATTATATTTTCACTCAATTTAATGGTATTCAAGCTTTTGCAGCACAGTTTTTAATTAACTTTCATCAAGTTGATGAACTCAGTGATATGCAGGCCTATGTTAAACGTATTGCCGGTGTTAGTACGGCTATTGATCAATTACTGGTACGAGCAAAAGAAAATGCGGCCTTTGGCACTCGCCCGCCTAAATTTGCTTACGAAGGCGTTATTGAGCAGGCAAGCAATCTTATCACAGGCCGACCATTTACTGAGGATGAAGCGGCGGTTGACTCGCCACTGTGGATGGATGTACAAAGAAAAATAACAGGTTTAGTTGAGGCTAAAAAAATCACCAAAGAACAGGCAGAGTCTTTAGAATCTGACGCTAAAAAACAATTGCTTGCAACATTTTTACCGAGCTATCAGGCATTAATTTCTTGGTTCGAAAGTGACATTGTTAACAGCAAAAGTAATCCTACGGGCGTGGCAACTCAAACGAATGGTCAAGCGTTTTATAATCATATGATTAACGCATCAACAACCACTGAATTATCTGCAGGTGAAATTCATGCCATTGGGGTTAAAGAAGTTGCGCGTATCACCAATGAGATGATCGCGATTAAAGAGCGTGTTGGTTTTGATGGTGATTTACCGGCATTTTTTAACTTCATTAAAACCGACGAGCAATTTTTCTATCCAAATACTGATGAGGGACGTCAAGGCTATATTACCGATACAGAAACTTACTTAGGCTTTATCAATGAGCAGTTACCTAAATATTTTAGCCTTTTACCTAAGGCTGACTTAGTGGTTAAACGTGTAGAAGCATTTAGAGAGCAAGATGGTGCAGCGCAACATTACAGTTCTGGTACACCAGATGGTAGTCGCCCTGGTGTTTATTACGCACATTTATCTGATATGACAGCGATGCCAAAAAATGAAATGGAAGGTGTTGCCTACCATGAAGGGAATCCAGGGCATCATATGCAAATATCGATTGCTCAAGAGCTAACATCGATACCACAGTTTCGCACGCAAGCGAATTTTACCGCTTACAGTGAAGGTTGGGGCTTGTATGCAGAACAATTAGCGAAAGAGATGGGTGCTTACCAAGATGACTACTCTGACTTCGGCCGTTTAGTTAATGAAATATGGCGGGCAGTTCGCTTAGTGGTTGATACTGGCTTACATGCACAAGGCTGGACTGAAGAACAAGCTATCGCTTATTTTAAAGAGAAAACACCGATTGCCGAAGAAGCGATTGTTTCTGAAGTACGTCGATACTTAGTGCTACCGGGGCAAGCTACTTCATACAAAATTGGCATGTTAAAAATTCTTGAGTTGAGAGAAAGTGCTAAAAAAGCTTTAGGAGAGCGCTTTGATATTCGCGGCTTCCACGATACCGTACTCGGTGGTGGCGCTATGCCATTGGCTATTTTAGAGCGCAGAGTGAATGACTGGGTAAGTAGTCAAATGGCTAAGTAA
- a CDS encoding tRNA-(ms[2]io[6]A)-hydroxylase, with the protein MLNSPSSSSSSLLLPIKSFLKCETPQAWLDEAAKKENLSVILIDHLICELKAAQSAMFLIRKYAVDKISGDALLAWLQPFETLIYKREGDWRDLAAKNKLTKAVIPKSDSFYGQDLIDKMVLLIKEELHHFYQVLEMMAHYGIEYRSITPCRYAKGMLKHVKTFEPDALIDKLIVGAYIEARSCERFAKLAPHVDKRLGDFYISLLRSEARHYQDYLTLAKEIAGPEQSAKVDSRIAFFAEVEADLITSTDTDFKFHSGMPVE; encoded by the coding sequence AAACCCCGCAAGCTTGGCTCGATGAAGCTGCCAAAAAAGAAAACCTATCAGTAATATTAATCGATCATCTGATCTGTGAGTTAAAAGCCGCGCAATCGGCAATGTTCTTAATTCGTAAATATGCCGTTGATAAAATCAGTGGTGATGCACTGTTAGCTTGGCTACAACCATTTGAAACGCTTATTTATAAGCGAGAAGGTGACTGGCGTGATCTGGCGGCTAAAAATAAATTGACTAAAGCAGTGATTCCTAAATCTGACTCTTTTTATGGGCAAGACCTGATAGATAAAATGGTGTTATTAATTAAAGAAGAGTTACATCATTTTTATCAAGTACTGGAAATGATGGCTCACTATGGCATTGAATACCGCAGTATCACGCCATGTCGTTATGCTAAAGGGATGTTAAAGCATGTTAAAACCTTTGAACCTGATGCACTTATCGATAAACTTATTGTTGGCGCCTATATTGAAGCGAGATCTTGTGAGCGTTTTGCAAAGCTGGCACCTCATGTTGATAAACGCTTAGGTGATTTTTATATTTCATTATTACGCTCTGAAGCACGACATTATCAAGACTACTTAACGTTAGCGAAAGAAATCGCTGGACCAGAGCAAAGCGCTAAAGTTGATAGTCGAATTGCTTTTTTTGCTGAAGTTGAAGCTGATTTAATCACCAGTACAGATACTGATTTTAAGTTTCATAGTGGAATGCCTGTAGAGTGA